ATTTGGAGAAAATCGCCATAAGCGAGGGCGTCATAACTCAGGGAACCGATCTTTTTAAACCTACTTTTTACGAAGTCGGCATTATAGGCTGGATAAAAAAGCATCGGGGATTTACATCGGTCTTAAAGTTATTAAAAACAAAAACATTTGTTAAAAGCGCTGAATCAGATGGACAATAAAAAAATAAAGGTGATGGTTATCGGGCTGGACGGCGCTACCTTTGATGTAATAAACCCCCTAATCAGCCGTGGAAAATTACCTAATCTTAAGCATTTAATTGAAGCTGGCGCAAGCGGACGGCTGAAAAGCGCCATGCCTCCCCTTTCGCCTGCCGCATGGTCTACATTTCAGACAGGAAAAAACCCGGGGAAACACGGGGTCTTTGACTTTTTCAGAAATTCTCCGGGAGAGCACGGATATTTGCCTGTAAATTCAACTTTCTTAAAATCAAAAACCTTATGGGAAATTTTGTCCGATTACGGAAAACGCGTGGGCGTGCTTAATATCATGTTCAACTACCCACCGAGAGAAGTAAACGGATTTATTGTCTCAGGCAAAGAGACGCCGTCTGAGGAAAGCGAATACACATTCCCCCCTTCGCTTAAGAAAGAACTGCTTCAGGTGGACCCGAAATATGAAGCAGAACCTTTTAAACGCGTCTCTAAAACCAGAAAATTTCTGAAGGACGTGCCCGTCAGACTGAACCGTCAGGAAAAGATAAACAGTTATCTTTTTAGAAAATATTCTCCGGATTTTTTCACAAATCTATTTGCCATCCCTGACATTGTTCACCATCTCTTCTGGAAATACATGGACCCCGCTCACCCGCATTATCATGAGAAAGAGTCGCACAGATATCTTCCGCTTATAGAAAATTGTTATCAGACACTGGATAACATTATCGGAAGGCGGTTGAAAATGATTGATGAAGATACGATTGTACTCATAATGTCCGATCACGGAGGGGGACCGCTTCATCGCTTTATTCAATTAAACAGACTGCTTGAAAAAAATGGTCTGCTGACCCTTAAAAACAAGCAAAAAGGGAATAACCTGTCATTCGTGAGAAAACTAATGAAAAGACTTATGCATTATGCGCTTATGCATGATGACTCCGGTTTTTTGAAAAAACTCAGGTTTCAAACTATGGGGAAAAGAATGGCTTTAGCCCAAAGCGCAATTGACTGGTCCAAGACAAAAGCATTTGCGGGAAGGAGCAGTGAGCACGGTATTTACTGCAATCTTAAGGGCAGGGAGAAAGAGGGCATTGTAAATCCGGAAGAATATGAGGAATTGCGCCGGACTATCATATCGCAGTTATCTGAGATTACCGACCCCTATAC
The nucleotide sequence above comes from Nitrospirota bacterium. Encoded proteins:
- a CDS encoding alkaline phosphatase family protein encodes the protein MDNKKIKVMVIGLDGATFDVINPLISRGKLPNLKHLIEAGASGRLKSAMPPLSPAAWSTFQTGKNPGKHGVFDFFRNSPGEHGYLPVNSTFLKSKTLWEILSDYGKRVGVLNIMFNYPPREVNGFIVSGKETPSEESEYTFPPSLKKELLQVDPKYEAEPFKRVSKTRKFLKDVPVRLNRQEKINSYLFRKYSPDFFTNLFAIPDIVHHLFWKYMDPAHPHYHEKESHRYLPLIENCYQTLDNIIGRRLKMIDEDTIVLIMSDHGGGPLHRFIQLNRLLEKNGLLTLKNKQKGNNLSFVRKLMKRLMHYALMHDDSGFLKKLRFQTMGKRMALAQSAIDWSKTKAFAGRSSEHGIYCNLKGREKEGIVNPEEYEELRRTIISQLSEITDPYTGQKIFEKIYRREELYSGPYVSYAPDIVLGFGNNPYEPGDSLSGGDIIENVKSDGFSGMHRPDGILIAYGNNIKKGSALHGAAICDLAPTILYVMDLKIPADMDGKILYDIFEPFFTDKNPVKYDEAVAGKAAPDEKEMNYTGNETEEIAKRLKSLGYI